One genomic segment of Oncorhynchus kisutch isolate 150728-3 linkage group LG15, Okis_V2, whole genome shotgun sequence includes these proteins:
- the LOC116353714 gene encoding mucin-2-like, which yields MLMTFPKEEKIAPLGNVDGHATDATEAKPSPEMADDRDSPPENKSAVAELFGELFTTQEQGTKSKVKVMEEKGAGAQSSEGGFLWVLLPCDWLTGQEGAGAQSSEGGFLWVLLPCDWLTGQEGAGAQSSEGGFLTATSSNSTPTTTCTTTATATSSTFTTCHHHRNRYLLYLHLHPITTCTTTATSSTSTSTSALTTTSPPLTTTSTATATSSTSIATSTLTTTCNTTATSTTSTSTLTTTCTTTATSSTSTSTPTTTCTTTANSSTSTSTSTLTTTCTTTAPTTTCTTTATSYTSTSSSTLTTTSTATATSSTSIAISTLTTTCNTTATSTTSTSTPTTTCTTTVSTSTPTTTCTTSSTSTSTSTLTTTCTTTAYSSTSTSTPTTTCTTTANSSTSTSTSTLTTTCTTTATSSTSTSTFTTTCTTTTSSTSTSTSTFTTTCTTTATSSTSTSTSTPTTTCTATATSSTSTSTPTTTCTTTTTSSTSTSTPPTTCTATSSTSTSTSTPTTTCTTTATFSASTSTTPTTTCTTTTSSTSTSTSTPTTTCITTATSSTNTSTSTSTPTTTCTATSSTSTFTPTTTCTTTATSSTSTSTPTTTCTTTATSSTSTSTSTPTPLPPPALPLPALSLPPPPPPLPQPLAAPSPLSSHPHGHPHCHLHHHLRRHLCPIVITPPTTSALTSTATSAQSTHLPPPPLTPPLTPPPLPPPPPPPPCPHVCPHRHPTPTSTPTATTVIFGLSFKLYSTSTFTSTSTSTSSSTFTPTDVANRDEN from the exons AAAGGAGCAGGAGCACAGAGCTCAGAGGGCGGGTTCCTGTGGGTCCTCTTAccgtgtgactggctgactggccagGAAGGAGCAGGAGCACAGAGCTCAGAGGGCGGGTTCCTGTGGGTCCTCTTAccgtgtgactggctgactggccagGAAGGAGCAGGAGCACAGAGCTCAGAGGGCGGGTTCCT CACCGCCACCTCCTCTAACTCCACCCCCACCACTACCTGCACCACCACCGCAACCGCCACCTCCTCTACCTTCACTACCTGCCACCACCACCGCAACcgctacctcctctacctccacctccaccccatcACTACCTGCACCACCACcgccacctcctctacctctacctctacctccgcCCTCACCACTACat CTCCACCCCTCACCACTACCTCCACCGCAACCGCCACCTCCTCTACTTCTATCGCTACCTCCACCCTCACCACTACCTGCAACACCACCGCCACCtccactacctctacctccaccctcaCCACTACCTGCACCACCACcgccacctcctctacctctacctccacccctaccACTACCTGCACCACCACCGCcaactcctctacctctacctctacctccaccctcaCCACTACCTGCACCACCACCgc ccccaccactaCCTGCACCACCACCGCCACCTCCTATACTTCTACCTCCAGCTCCACCCTCACCACTACCTCCACCGCAACCGCCACCTCCTCTACTTCTATCGCTATCTCCACCCTCACCACTACCTGCAACACCACCGCCACCtccactacctctacctccacccccaccactaCCTGCACCACCACcgtctctacctctacccccaccactacctgcaccacctcctctacttctacctctacctccaccctcaCCACTACCTGCACCACCACCGCctactcctctacctctacctccacccctaccACTACCTGCACCACCACCGCcaactcctctacctctacctctacctccaccctcaCCACTACCTGCACCACCACcgccacctcctctacctctacctccaccttcaCCACTAcctgcaccaccaccacctcctctacctctacctctacctccaccttcaCCACTACCTGCACCACCACcgccacctcctctacctctacctctacctccacccccaccactaCCTGCACCGCCACcgccacctcctctacctctacctccacccccaccactacctgcaccaccaccaccacctcctctacctctacctccacccctcccACTACCTGTACcgccacctcctctacctctacctctacctccacccccaccactaCCTGCACCACCACCGCCACCTTCTCTGCCTCTACTTCTACCACCCCCACCACtacctgtaccaccaccacctcctctacctctacttctacctccacccccaccactaCCTGTATCACCACCGCCACCTCCTCTACCAATACCTCTACTtctacctccacccccaccactacctgtaccgccacctcctctacctctaccttcacccccaccactacctgcaccaccaccgccacctcctctacctctacctccacccccaccaccacctgcaccaccaccgccacctcctctacctctacctctacctccacccccacc CCACTGCCACCGCCAGCTCTACCTCTACCTGCACTGTCACTCCCACCGCCACCTCCACCCCTGCCCCAACCTCTAGCTGCACCgtcccctctatcctcccaccCCCACGGCCACCCCCACTGTCATTTGCACCACCACCTCCGCCGCCACCTCTGCCCCATCGTCatcaccccccccaccacctccgCCCTCACCTCCACCGCCACCTCTGCCCAATCCACACACCTACCTCCACCCCCACTGACACCCCCACTGACACCCCCACCTCTGCCCCCACCTCCGCCCCCGCCCCCCTGCCCCCACGTCTGCCCCCATCGACACCCCACACCTACCTCCACCCCCACCGCCACCACTGTAATTTTTGGTTTATCATTCAAACTCTACTCCACTTCCaccttcacctccacctccacctccacctcctcctccacctttaCACCCACAGATGTGGCCAACAGGGATGAGAACTGA